Proteins found in one Candidatus Poribacteria bacterium genomic segment:
- the rpoC gene encoding DNA-directed RNA polymerase subunit beta' has protein sequence MNTAFDSISIKIASPDQIKDESKTTSCKRRNPSQAADEPFICPEKGTCSCGEVKKAETINYRSFRPEPEGLFCEAIFGPQKDWECNCGKYKRIKHKGMICDRCGVEITQQRVRRDRLGYIQLAAPVSHIWYFKGIPSRIGTFCELSSRDVERVLYFEGFIVVEVTDPDCPLERGQVLTEIEYIENSNKYWGGFRAGTGAEVIRELLSDIDLEAEIEKLTQDLDETTSHQKKLKIAKQLKQMADFAEIGQRPEWMILDVIPVIPPDLRPLVPLEGGRFATSDLNDLYRRVINRNNRLRKLIQLRSPEVILRNEKRMLQEAVDAFFDNGRHGRRVTGPGNRPLKSLADVLKGKIGRFRQNLLGKRVDYSGRSVIVVGPELGLHQCGIPKRMAVELFKPFIIERLQAYGYTQTIKRAKHIAEHVDSDSPVWEVVEEVIADHPVLLNRPPTLHRLGIQAFLPVLVEGKSIRIPPLVCKAFNADFDGDQMAVHVPLTVEAQAEAKLLMLSSHNILKPSHGDPVTVPELDMVLGPSFLTKVLPEHAADAALLHDAYTTRNPATFEALREKPWFHRRYAHPEEVLTAHAAGQLKLHDSIQLFCASNGDDRKTAEPILTTVGRVIFNEVLPSGLEWEDENSQQRLSFFNAEAGGRELSDLIHRCFNELGTRVTTEVLEKVQKLAFEYATLSGISPGIADYITPDNRDALVNRAQADIDELLSDVTATEREEHENEQIRIWLDALKKVEDEMFDDLPRLGTSLVERGDPRKIHPYVDKTGSEIGETIVEGFSPVHIMADSGARARKNPFMQISAVIGLKAKQSGEILIPPITTSYRDGLDVLDYFNSTYGSRKGLVDTAMKTAASGYLTRKLVDVAQDVRVTTEDCGTLNSIQKFATDGGDLAFKISGRTAAEDVLHPENGDILVPSGTVISAQMAEQIDALGIRVVKVRSVLTCQTDDGICAKCYGHDLTTNALANVGEAVGIIAAQSIGEPGTQLTMRTFHTGGAVEDVSEARQRRILSKVSGTVYFRDFQPGRTVEKEGELWVATENRGNLDEPAYKVLGVNNPNCPLKENELLSEKQYTENMERYKGFDTKTWQYQVTEVLDSDCDLKVGDRLSQAEYVKAQMEYGFQRFVTPKYRVSQVQHPKLSLSVGTQLTEAEIEQLRADVRQGVSGEWHYLDAESGERIAIESLTASSGNASSELTNGTSDSPDAANASGRDASFNRVYRITEIDKQTSKDFGFKVGNEVAPEEIAPLLNPFEIEAKPVYVVHTEVSDFTVDQTLTSREYEDARTEYQQLERAFKVEKQDVEQHFVTVVYHPECPLTEGEELSETALTRAHKRFTGFDAQRLRHRVTQIHHPDCPLKPGDLISDNEAKQLNESYPGFTTSQSKNTVGGFAAERMYRVTSVNHPDCPLQVDGLLTQKESSSNRRNYKGFDVARHYEVTHIEDGTTELSVGQRLTEIEYKALRKTDATLPEKVKSLYHVVSVHHPELNLEVDTELSEEDYKTYHRQFKGFDVELVYQVTEDKRDVDDRLEAGTILPSKEYRALEKANQKVTYTITGVHHPHFKHAVGDELSEEVYNDAVTRYPGFEVDELSLRMRIEVETSDGNRVPHVIPTGYSFSLTEGDSIRKGETLAELYERTANRDIVAGIPRVTELFEARRPKRGEAAEIAEIEGYVQSAGTKSGIPAYRIEHEGYQSDLYQIPDEKRRVAEGDWVDAGEPLTDGYLNPHDILKIGRTTIEGVSVEGEEAVWSYLVDEVQKVYGKGTINDKHVETIVRQMLTKIRITEPGDTNFYPNDEVQRKQFERVNSEIEDTGGTPAAGEPILQSISKASLSTDSFISAASFQQTTKVLTDAAVSGQTDKLFGLKENVILGRLIPAGSGFSSFQNLEVSAIEPEIGEDD, from the coding sequence ATGAACACGGCATTTGACAGCATCTCCATCAAGATAGCCTCGCCTGATCAGATTAAAGATGAGTCGAAGACGACAAGTTGCAAACGTCGGAATCCATCTCAAGCAGCGGATGAACCTTTTATCTGTCCCGAGAAAGGGACATGTAGTTGCGGCGAGGTCAAAAAGGCGGAGACTATTAACTACCGTTCCTTCCGTCCTGAACCGGAGGGCCTCTTTTGTGAGGCTATCTTTGGACCCCAAAAGGACTGGGAGTGTAACTGCGGTAAGTATAAACGGATCAAACATAAAGGGATGATATGTGACCGCTGCGGTGTTGAAATCACACAACAGCGCGTTCGCAGAGATCGGCTCGGATATATCCAACTTGCCGCCCCTGTATCTCATATATGGTACTTCAAAGGAATTCCTTCCCGCATTGGCACTTTTTGCGAACTCTCTTCACGTGATGTTGAGCGTGTGCTCTATTTTGAGGGGTTTATTGTCGTTGAAGTGACTGACCCAGATTGCCCTCTTGAACGTGGACAGGTCTTAACCGAGATTGAGTACATAGAAAACAGCAACAAGTACTGGGGCGGATTTCGGGCTGGCACCGGCGCAGAAGTCATTCGCGAATTACTGAGTGACATTGACCTTGAGGCGGAAATAGAGAAGTTAACCCAAGATTTGGACGAAACAACAAGCCATCAGAAGAAGCTTAAGATCGCCAAGCAGCTGAAACAGATGGCTGATTTTGCAGAAATCGGACAGCGACCCGAGTGGATGATTCTGGATGTTATTCCTGTTATCCCGCCAGATTTACGTCCTCTTGTCCCCCTTGAAGGCGGACGCTTTGCTACCAGTGACCTGAACGATCTGTATCGCCGTGTTATTAATCGGAACAACCGACTCCGTAAATTGATACAACTCCGCTCTCCAGAAGTCATTCTCCGGAACGAGAAACGGATGTTACAGGAAGCCGTCGATGCATTCTTCGACAATGGACGGCACGGTAGGCGCGTCACCGGTCCGGGTAACCGCCCGCTCAAATCTCTTGCCGATGTTCTCAAAGGTAAGATTGGAAGGTTCCGTCAGAATCTGCTCGGTAAGCGGGTTGATTACTCGGGACGTAGTGTCATCGTTGTTGGACCTGAATTGGGGTTGCATCAGTGCGGAATCCCTAAACGAATGGCTGTAGAGTTGTTTAAGCCGTTCATTATTGAGCGACTTCAAGCGTATGGCTATACACAGACCATTAAGCGTGCGAAGCATATCGCTGAACACGTTGATTCTGATTCTCCTGTATGGGAAGTCGTAGAGGAAGTCATTGCGGACCATCCAGTCTTGCTCAACCGCCCCCCAACTTTGCACCGACTCGGCATTCAGGCATTTTTGCCAGTCTTAGTAGAGGGCAAATCCATCAGGATTCCGCCACTCGTCTGTAAAGCGTTTAACGCTGATTTTGACGGTGACCAGATGGCAGTCCACGTCCCACTGACCGTGGAAGCGCAAGCTGAAGCGAAACTCCTTATGCTCAGCAGCCATAACATTCTCAAGCCCTCACACGGTGATCCCGTTACTGTTCCGGAACTTGACATGGTACTCGGACCCAGTTTCCTGACAAAGGTGTTGCCAGAGCACGCGGCGGATGCGGCACTTCTGCATGATGCCTATACCACAAGGAATCCTGCTACTTTTGAGGCACTCCGCGAAAAGCCGTGGTTCCATCGTCGCTACGCACACCCAGAAGAGGTACTTACAGCGCATGCAGCCGGTCAACTGAAACTGCACGACAGCATCCAACTGTTCTGTGCATCTAATGGAGATGACCGGAAAACGGCTGAACCCATTCTCACAACAGTGGGCAGAGTTATCTTTAACGAGGTACTCCCGTCCGGTTTAGAGTGGGAGGACGAAAATTCGCAGCAGCGACTTTCGTTCTTCAATGCCGAGGCTGGCGGCCGGGAATTATCTGATCTGATCCATCGGTGTTTTAACGAACTTGGCACACGTGTCACGACGGAAGTGCTTGAGAAAGTCCAGAAACTCGCGTTCGAGTATGCAACGCTGAGCGGTATTTCGCCCGGTATCGCGGATTACATCACACCTGACAATCGCGATGCCTTGGTAAACAGAGCTCAAGCAGATATTGACGAACTCCTTAGCGATGTCACAGCGACCGAGCGCGAAGAACATGAAAACGAGCAGATTCGTATCTGGTTGGATGCCCTCAAAAAAGTTGAGGATGAGATGTTCGATGATTTGCCCCGGTTAGGGACCTCCCTCGTTGAGCGCGGCGATCCTCGAAAGATTCACCCGTATGTTGATAAAACTGGGTCAGAGATAGGCGAAACAATAGTAGAGGGTTTCAGTCCGGTCCATATCATGGCAGATAGTGGCGCACGTGCACGGAAGAATCCATTCATGCAAATCAGTGCCGTTATCGGATTGAAAGCGAAGCAGAGCGGTGAAATTCTTATCCCGCCGATTACCACCTCCTATCGTGATGGTCTGGATGTTCTTGATTACTTTAATTCTACATACGGATCTCGTAAAGGTCTCGTGGATACGGCGATGAAAACCGCTGCATCAGGGTACCTGACTCGAAAGCTTGTAGATGTGGCGCAAGATGTCCGTGTCACCACTGAAGACTGCGGCACTCTCAATAGCATTCAAAAGTTCGCGACAGACGGCGGCGACCTTGCTTTCAAGATTAGCGGACGCACCGCCGCCGAAGATGTTCTCCATCCAGAGAACGGAGATATTCTTGTTCCGTCCGGTACTGTCATATCCGCGCAGATGGCGGAGCAGATTGACGCACTTGGCATAAGGGTGGTGAAAGTGCGCTCTGTGCTTACGTGCCAAACCGATGATGGTATCTGCGCAAAATGCTACGGTCATGATTTAACAACGAATGCTCTTGCCAATGTTGGTGAAGCTGTCGGCATCATTGCTGCGCAGTCTATCGGTGAACCGGGTACGCAGCTCACCATGCGGACGTTCCACACGGGTGGTGCTGTTGAAGATGTTTCAGAAGCGCGTCAGCGCAGAATATTATCTAAAGTTAGTGGCACGGTGTATTTCCGAGATTTCCAACCCGGTCGGACGGTCGAAAAGGAGGGCGAACTCTGGGTTGCTACCGAAAACAGAGGCAACCTTGATGAACCCGCCTACAAGGTTCTGGGGGTTAACAATCCCAACTGTCCTTTAAAAGAAAATGAACTGCTGAGTGAGAAGCAGTATACGGAAAACATGGAGCGTTATAAAGGCTTCGATACAAAGACGTGGCAATATCAAGTCACAGAGGTCTTGGATAGCGACTGTGATTTGAAGGTAGGGGACCGACTGTCTCAGGCAGAATACGTCAAGGCACAGATGGAATATGGCTTCCAACGATTTGTGACCCCAAAATACCGAGTGTCACAAGTGCAACATCCCAAACTTTCATTGAGTGTTGGCACGCAACTCACTGAAGCAGAGATAGAACAATTGAGAGCAGATGTCCGGCAAGGCGTTAGTGGAGAATGGCATTACTTGGATGCAGAATCAGGCGAGCGTATTGCTATTGAAAGCCTTACAGCATCTTCAGGTAACGCTTCTTCTGAACTTACGAATGGCACATCTGATAGTCCTGATGCTGCGAATGCCTCTGGACGAGATGCAAGCTTTAATCGTGTGTATCGTATAACCGAGATAGATAAACAGACAAGTAAAGATTTCGGATTTAAGGTAGGAAACGAAGTTGCCCCAGAGGAAATCGCTCCGCTGCTGAACCCATTTGAGATTGAGGCAAAGCCTGTTTACGTTGTCCATACAGAAGTTTCTGATTTTACGGTTGATCAGACGTTAACGTCCCGTGAGTACGAGGATGCTCGCACAGAGTATCAACAACTCGAACGCGCATTTAAAGTTGAAAAACAGGACGTTGAACAGCACTTTGTGACGGTTGTATATCATCCCGAATGTCCTCTTACAGAAGGTGAAGAATTGAGCGAGACAGCCTTAACCCGAGCACACAAACGGTTCACAGGTTTCGATGCTCAAAGGCTGCGACACCGCGTAACTCAAATTCATCACCCTGACTGTCCGCTCAAGCCGGGTGACCTGATTAGCGATAATGAAGCAAAACAGCTCAATGAAAGCTACCCTGGGTTCACCACTTCCCAAAGTAAGAACACTGTGGGTGGCTTTGCAGCGGAACGCATGTACCGTGTTACATCCGTCAATCATCCTGACTGTCCACTACAAGTTGATGGTCTGCTGACACAAAAAGAGTCCTCCTCAAATCGCCGAAACTACAAGGGTTTTGATGTCGCACGTCATTATGAAGTGACCCACATCGAAGATGGGACGACGGAGCTAAGTGTCGGTCAACGTCTCACCGAGATTGAGTATAAGGCACTCCGCAAGACGGACGCGACGTTACCTGAGAAAGTCAAGAGCCTCTATCACGTCGTTAGCGTCCACCATCCTGAATTGAATCTGGAGGTTGATACTGAACTGAGTGAAGAGGACTATAAGACCTATCATCGCCAGTTCAAAGGGTTTGATGTTGAACTGGTTTATCAGGTAACGGAGGATAAGCGAGATGTTGATGATCGGCTTGAGGCTGGGACTATTCTACCTTCAAAGGAATACCGCGCCCTTGAGAAGGCGAATCAGAAGGTGACCTATACCATCACCGGGGTCCATCATCCCCATTTCAAGCACGCTGTTGGCGACGAATTGTCCGAAGAAGTATACAATGATGCGGTGACACGATACCCCGGATTCGAGGTCGATGAATTGTCGTTGCGGATGCGTATTGAAGTAGAAACATCGGATGGGAATCGGGTGCCACACGTTATTCCTACGGGTTATTCCTTCTCTCTGACAGAGGGTGATAGCATTCGGAAGGGAGAAACGCTGGCAGAACTCTATGAGCGGACAGCGAACCGGGACATTGTTGCAGGTATTCCGCGTGTCACTGAATTGTTTGAAGCGCGCCGTCCGAAACGCGGTGAAGCCGCAGAAATCGCTGAAATTGAAGGTTACGTCCAATCTGCTGGCACGAAGTCAGGGATTCCTGCCTACCGCATTGAGCACGAAGGTTATCAGAGTGATCTCTATCAGATACCTGATGAGAAGCGACGCGTCGCTGAAGGCGATTGGGTGGATGCCGGTGAACCCCTCACCGATGGGTATCTCAATCCACACGATATTTTGAAGATCGGACGTACGACTATCGAAGGTGTATCGGTTGAGGGTGAAGAGGCGGTCTGGTCATATCTCGTCGATGAAGTCCAGAAAGTCTACGGTAAGGGAACTATCAACGATAAGCACGTTGAGACAATCGTCCGACAGATGTTAACGAAGATTCGCATCACTGAGCCGGGCGACACAAACTTCTACCCGAACGACGAAGTGCAACGAAAGCAATTTGAACGCGTTAATAGTGAAATTGAAGACACAGGTGGCACACCTGCAGCGGGTGAACCGATTCTCCAGAGTATTAGTAAAGCCTCCTTGAGTACAGACAGCTTCATCTCAGCTGCCTCCTTCCAGCAGACGACGAAGGTGCTAACGGATGCCGCTGTCAGCGGACAAACCGATAAACTCTTCGGGCTGAAGGAAAACGTTATTCTCGGTAGACTGATACCCGCCGGAAGTGGGTTCTCCAGTTTCCAGAACTTAGAGGTATCCGCTATTGAGCCAGAAATAGGCGAAGATGATTAG
- the rpoB gene encoding DNA-directed RNA polymerase subunit beta yields the protein MNQKSIQKNERISFAKTQVRTPLPNLIETQKLAYDAFLQRNVPPNERSDTGLQAVFKEVFQTGEKSGVRDFSEVNSLEFVSYSLGIPKYTLQECVARGVTYQVSLTARIMLVLREADSDADEPHVVDIRESDVYLGEVPLMTENGSFIVNGSERVIVSQLHRSPGVIFLEKTLPTGRRTPTAQIIPYRGAWVEFEIDTKDQIYVRIDKRRKLPATVLLRALGWESDADIMQLYAKTERLVLAGWQVTDVEGPAKQLKPGDLLDAADFRQSSKDYPDLEVENCYRVTKVSDKDEGCSLEIGQEITSKERTSFRRKWKGFETELLRRVIDTHNSGCEFIPGQVLTNSEYEEARARYGRKAFTAEQLLSEDNQECVGRVCAEDVKNPETGEVLLTANTLLTETELERLSETGVEALTVLDEEDCQHIRFLRNTLERDRQADYEEPYTLKDAALLTIFRTLRPGDPAGIENARKHLSWLLFDAHRYDLGVVGRYKLNRKFQNIPIYGEPPAEAFRTLRPEDIAATVGYLLNVHNGVAPKDDLDHLGNRRVRVIGELLENQFRMGLFQIRRTTRERLSTNNDIAKVVPSSLINPKPLMMALREFFGSNQLSQFMQQINPLDELTHKRRISAIGPGGLHRDRATAAVRDVHRTHYGRVCPLETPEGPSIGLIVSLACYGRINPYGFIETPYHKVEDGSVLDPVEYLTADSEDTAYIAAKAASSDTEQSGNGDASGHTLPVRSGEDVLSVPMEKVDYIGVSPQQIVGISAALVPFLEHEDANRALMGANHQRQAVPLVRPEAPLVGTGMEAPAALYSGALITAKRAGTVTSVSADEILIYTGETLHHDKGENTFSEMGYDVYKLQTFKRSNSGTCIHQRPIVAVGDKVEAGQVIVDGTSTENGELALGRNVLCAYMPWGGHNYEDSILISETLIKEDTFTSIHIEEFEVEARETKVGPEEITRDIPNVSEQRLTQLDEEGIIRVGSVVGAGSILVGKITPKGESEYGPEEKLLRAIFGEKVKEVRDASTYVRPGVEGVVIDVKVFSRKPDTGSRRGSWSQGDPSGLSMADNLRYESKRKEIEETSREQIASIRRRRIEEIRETLIGCELADPLYTKEASGLKTLPTAEPFANAGDTLTAEVLDAYISGFTADEYHLVTEDTNSEAFTAEAGYRVTDVPEPIPTLVVHPSKNSSTVQAYLSEVCKSTLGNTEPFYQETEPQESESQTSPTGDADVVLQGYDNSVIAIAVCENEDTENGYNSEHLTEMLTAAGARFGVLVTEGESEPDNWDFYELADLTSDSPPTQDAEAQVADQIVLQPCARSEFETGVTEQIEATGCPVVETQRLNEEEWANFSQAYPGLQAELFWQIMEVFDPECTLTEGQEFSDNEYLRVSRAFPARPIAAGQRLTADELASLDQTIKDLKADKVWHVTAVFDPACTLPVGEYVSDDDYQQARKSCSLTFSDIHVTDANAREHIQRVEEMAQGRITTYTEEKERALQQLEMGDELKPGVIKRVKVYVASKRPISVGDKMAGRYGNKGVVAKILPAEDMPYLPDGTPVELVLNPLGVPSRMNVGQILEIHLGWACHELGIQVESPVFDGATEEEIFEMLGKTDLPERSKQNGKSILFDGRTGQPFAQEVTVGYVYFLKLNHLVADKMHARSTGPYSLVTQQPLGGKAQHGGQRLGEMEVWALEAYGAAHTLQEMLTLKSDDVLGRREIYESVVKGLNPDPPGTPESFKVLVRELQTLGLHVSLDKDEDS from the coding sequence GTGAACCAAAAATCCATCCAAAAAAATGAGAGAATCTCTTTTGCTAAAACGCAGGTACGGACCCCGCTCCCGAACCTCATAGAGACACAAAAGCTCGCCTATGACGCCTTCTTACAACGAAATGTCCCACCTAATGAACGTTCGGATACTGGTCTCCAAGCGGTGTTTAAGGAAGTATTTCAGACAGGAGAAAAGAGTGGTGTTCGCGATTTTTCGGAAGTTAATAGTCTCGAATTTGTCAGTTACAGCCTTGGCATCCCGAAATATACGCTCCAAGAGTGTGTTGCGCGCGGCGTAACGTATCAAGTATCCCTTACTGCCCGTATTATGCTTGTCCTGCGTGAGGCAGACTCCGATGCGGATGAACCCCACGTTGTGGATATCCGAGAATCCGATGTATACCTCGGCGAAGTTCCTTTAATGACCGAAAACGGCAGTTTCATCGTCAACGGTAGCGAACGCGTGATTGTGAGCCAATTGCACCGTTCGCCGGGTGTTATTTTTCTTGAAAAGACATTACCGACCGGGCGACGCACACCGACTGCCCAAATTATTCCGTACCGAGGGGCATGGGTCGAATTTGAGATAGACACCAAAGACCAGATTTACGTCCGTATTGACAAACGTAGAAAACTGCCTGCTACCGTGCTTCTCCGTGCACTCGGTTGGGAGTCGGACGCGGATATCATGCAGCTTTACGCCAAGACGGAACGACTTGTGCTCGCCGGATGGCAGGTTACCGATGTAGAAGGACCAGCAAAGCAACTCAAACCCGGTGATTTGCTGGATGCCGCGGACTTTCGACAATCCAGCAAAGACTATCCTGACCTTGAGGTAGAGAATTGTTATCGCGTTACGAAAGTAAGTGATAAGGATGAGGGCTGTTCGCTGGAGATTGGGCAAGAAATTACGTCTAAGGAGCGTACAAGTTTTCGCAGAAAATGGAAGGGCTTTGAAACTGAACTTCTGCGGCGTGTGATTGATACCCACAATAGTGGGTGTGAATTCATTCCGGGACAAGTACTAACGAATTCGGAATACGAAGAGGCGCGTGCCCGCTACGGACGCAAAGCTTTCACAGCTGAACAACTTTTGTCCGAAGACAATCAGGAATGTGTCGGTAGAGTCTGCGCTGAAGATGTTAAAAATCCAGAGACTGGCGAAGTGCTCCTCACAGCAAATACGCTGCTCACCGAAACGGAATTGGAACGCCTCAGTGAGACTGGTGTTGAGGCACTTACAGTACTGGATGAGGAAGATTGCCAGCACATTCGATTTTTGCGTAATACATTGGAGCGTGACCGACAGGCGGACTATGAGGAACCGTATACTTTAAAAGATGCCGCACTGCTTACAATTTTCCGCACGCTGAGACCCGGAGACCCCGCTGGCATAGAGAACGCTCGTAAACACCTTTCATGGTTGCTTTTCGACGCGCACCGATACGATTTAGGGGTCGTTGGCAGGTACAAACTGAATCGGAAATTCCAGAATATCCCGATTTATGGTGAGCCACCTGCAGAGGCTTTTCGCACACTTCGTCCCGAAGATATTGCTGCGACGGTAGGTTATCTTCTTAACGTCCACAACGGGGTTGCGCCGAAAGACGATCTGGATCACCTCGGTAATCGCCGAGTGCGTGTTATCGGTGAGCTCCTCGAAAACCAGTTCCGAATGGGTCTATTCCAGATTCGTCGAACCACGCGCGAACGTTTGAGCACCAATAACGATATTGCGAAAGTTGTCCCGTCTTCTCTCATAAATCCGAAACCGCTGATGATGGCACTTCGAGAATTCTTTGGATCGAACCAACTGTCACAGTTTATGCAACAGATTAATCCGTTGGACGAATTGACGCATAAACGCCGTATCTCAGCGATCGGTCCAGGTGGACTTCACCGAGATAGGGCAACAGCAGCGGTTCGGGATGTCCATCGAACGCACTACGGACGTGTCTGTCCCTTAGAGACACCTGAGGGTCCATCGATCGGTCTTATCGTTTCTTTGGCTTGTTATGGACGGATAAATCCCTACGGTTTCATTGAAACCCCTTATCATAAGGTTGAAGATGGTTCAGTGCTGGATCCAGTGGAATACCTCACAGCAGATAGCGAGGATACTGCCTACATTGCTGCGAAAGCCGCCTCGAGTGATACCGAACAAAGCGGAAATGGTGATGCATCTGGGCATACACTGCCTGTACGCAGTGGAGAGGATGTCCTGTCGGTTCCGATGGAAAAGGTAGACTATATCGGCGTTTCCCCGCAGCAAATCGTTGGGATTTCTGCCGCGCTGGTTCCGTTTCTGGAGCACGAGGACGCAAACCGTGCTTTGATGGGTGCTAACCACCAACGTCAGGCTGTACCGCTTGTTCGTCCAGAAGCACCTCTCGTTGGAACGGGGATGGAAGCACCGGCGGCACTGTATTCAGGTGCTCTCATTACGGCTAAGCGAGCCGGTACTGTCACGAGTGTTTCTGCCGATGAGATTCTCATATATACTGGTGAAACACTTCACCATGATAAAGGTGAGAATACATTCAGCGAAATGGGCTACGATGTTTACAAACTCCAAACCTTCAAACGAAGTAATAGCGGCACCTGTATCCATCAGCGTCCTATCGTCGCAGTAGGCGATAAAGTTGAAGCCGGACAGGTTATTGTGGATGGCACTTCTACAGAAAATGGCGAACTCGCTCTTGGACGGAACGTGCTATGTGCTTATATGCCGTGGGGCGGTCACAATTATGAGGACTCTATCCTGATAAGTGAGACGCTCATTAAAGAGGATACCTTCACCTCTATCCACATTGAAGAATTTGAAGTAGAAGCACGTGAAACGAAAGTAGGTCCAGAGGAAATCACCCGTGATATTCCGAACGTTAGCGAGCAGCGGCTCACACAACTTGATGAAGAGGGCATTATTCGCGTTGGAAGCGTTGTGGGTGCAGGAAGCATCCTCGTTGGAAAAATTACACCGAAAGGCGAAAGCGAATATGGTCCAGAAGAGAAACTCCTACGCGCGATCTTTGGCGAAAAGGTCAAAGAAGTAAGAGATGCTTCAACGTATGTCCGCCCCGGCGTTGAAGGGGTCGTCATTGACGTGAAAGTATTTTCCCGTAAGCCGGATACTGGGTCCCGTCGTGGAAGTTGGTCACAAGGAGACCCCTCAGGGTTATCAATGGCTGACAATTTGCGATATGAGTCGAAACGCAAGGAGATAGAAGAGACTTCGCGTGAGCAGATCGCTTCCATCCGTCGCCGAAGAATCGAAGAGATTCGCGAAACACTCATAGGATGTGAACTCGCTGATCCGCTTTACACAAAAGAGGCATCGGGGTTGAAAACCCTTCCTACAGCTGAACCCTTTGCGAATGCTGGCGATACGCTAACAGCTGAGGTTCTGGACGCTTATATTTCCGGTTTCACTGCAGATGAGTATCATCTGGTAACCGAAGATACAAATTCTGAAGCCTTTACCGCTGAAGCAGGTTACAGGGTAACGGACGTACCTGAACCCATCCCTACTCTTGTGGTCCACCCCTCGAAGAATTCTTCAACCGTGCAAGCGTACCTTAGCGAAGTGTGCAAATCGACCTTGGGAAATACAGAGCCATTCTATCAGGAAACAGAACCTCAGGAATCGGAGTCACAAACCTCTCCTACAGGAGACGCTGATGTTGTGCTTCAGGGCTACGATAACAGTGTGATTGCCATTGCTGTATGTGAAAATGAGGACACGGAAAACGGGTATAATTCCGAGCATCTGACAGAAATGCTCACTGCAGCAGGCGCACGATTTGGTGTATTGGTAACCGAAGGTGAATCAGAACCCGATAACTGGGATTTCTATGAACTCGCAGATTTGACCAGCGACTCGCCCCCGACACAAGACGCAGAAGCACAAGTCGCTGATCAAATAGTGTTGCAACCGTGTGCGCGTTCCGAATTTGAGACCGGAGTCACCGAACAGATTGAGGCAACTGGATGCCCCGTCGTTGAGACACAGAGACTAAACGAGGAAGAATGGGCAAACTTCAGTCAGGCTTATCCCGGTTTACAAGCCGAGTTATTCTGGCAAATTATGGAAGTTTTCGATCCTGAATGCACATTGACCGAGGGCCAAGAGTTTTCCGACAACGAGTACCTGCGAGTCTCCAGAGCCTTTCCTGCGCGTCCTATCGCAGCCGGACAGCGGTTGACTGCGGATGAACTGGCATCACTCGACCAGACGATCAAGGATTTGAAAGCCGACAAGGTCTGGCACGTTACCGCTGTTTTTGACCCAGCGTGTACATTACCTGTTGGAGAATATGTTTCTGATGACGACTACCAACAGGCGCGTAAATCCTGTAGTTTGACTTTCTCAGACATCCATGTAACCGATGCCAATGCCAGAGAGCATATCCAACGTGTCGAAGAGATGGCGCAAGGTAGGATAACCACTTACACTGAGGAAAAAGAACGGGCACTTCAACAGTTAGAGATGGGTGATGAACTGAAACCAGGCGTCATCAAACGCGTCAAAGTTTATGTCGCAAGTAAGCGTCCGATTTCTGTGGGTGATAAAATGGCGGGTCGTTACGGAAACAAAGGTGTTGTTGCCAAAATTTTGCCTGCTGAGGATATGCCTTATCTCCCCGATGGTACACCCGTTGAATTGGTGCTGAACCCCTTAGGTGTGCCCTCTCGAATGAACGTCGGTCAAATTTTGGAAATTCATCTCGGATGGGCATGCCATGAACTCGGTATCCAGGTGGAATCTCCTGTGTTTGACGGTGCGACAGAAGAAGAAATCTTTGAAATGCTCGGTAAGACCGATCTTCCGGAACGCAGTAAGCAGAACGGTAAAAGCATTCTCTTTGACGGTAGGACCGGTCAGCCATTTGCACAGGAAGTAACGGTGGGCTACGTCTATTTCTTGAAGTTGAACCACCTTGTTGCTGATAAGATGCATGCTCGCTCAACAGGACCTTACTCTCTTGTTACACAGCAACCGCTGGGTGGCAAGGCGCAACACGGGGGCCAACGACTCGGTGAAATGGAGGTCTGGGCACTGGAGGCTTATGGTGCAGCCCATACGCTCCAAGAAATGCTCACGCTCAAATCAGATGACGTTCTCGGTAGAAGAGAGATCTATGAGTCGGTTGTGAAAGGGTTAAACCCTGACCCACCCGGGACACCGGAATCATTCAAAGTCTTGGTCCGCGAACTTCAAACCCTCGGACTTCATGTATCCCTTGATAAGGATGAAGACTCTTAA